The sequence CAAATTTCTTCGTAAAGTTCATGCAATAAGAGCTCAAACGTATTGattaaaacaactctgatcaAGTGTTTATTTACGTTAGCCCGGTTGTAAGTAATGGATGTTTGATAACTCGGCGCTCATTTTGTGCTAAGCAGACGGACGCTTACCTTGCGTGACAGTAACTTTCATTTCATGTCTGGTACCAACACACCAAATTGAATCAACTGGAGTCTCTTATATGTTCCCCCTTAGGAGGTTCCACTGTGCTAAACTGATTTATTTCCACTGACAACTCTTCCCCCAGCCATCCATTGACCGCTCTTAACGTGTAAGCGTACATACGTTTGCTGTGACCAATCTGTTACGTTACATTTGTAATCGTTTGCCTGTTTGTTCATATTTTGATAATATTAACACACATTGTGAGgggaataaaaatatttttttattttctcttgacACACAAAAAGTCAAATTGGTGTCATTTTGCCGAGTGAGCGCCTCCCGATATTCCAGCTGAACACGCTTACGTACATGTGTATTAAAGTACATGTATTTCCATCGCTATCGACACGTGACGTCTCCCTGGTTAGTTGCAAAGAATGTGAAGGGACCGGTATTTATGAAAGATCGAATTTCCCGCCCTCCTGACATGAATTCCACCGTGCCTCTGTTTTCAAATATCCCACAGACAACAGTGGAACCTCTAACGTCAACAAACTCTCGTTAAATTAACTTAAACCTGCAACCAGTGGCACCATAAAACCTTCAAATATAATACTCGGTCCAAAACAATCCAAATAAAACTTATTGGTTCACAAAATATTGCTCCAAATCAACATtcaactttggaggttccactgtatttttctttttgtcatttgtcatATCAGGATCGTTTCCTTAGGCAGtcatatcaacctttttttaaatggtgAAACATAAATTCATAGAATTTTTCGATGATGGTCAGTATTTTTACTTGATTATTTTGAATCGAGACgtgcagcgtgtgtgtgtgtgcggcatGTCCTTGCTTTTTCTATGATAAGTGCTTAAACCAGCTTGTGGATTCTTGTCAAATGTGTCAAAAGAAAACTACTCAATACTCAAACGAAGTGTACGCCATGACACAGAACCGCATCTTTTTGGAGCTTTGTCAAGTGTTGTCCTTCCATCCTACTCCTCTTCCTCCCATCTTTTTGGAGTCGGATGACTGGCAGTGGAAGTGGCCATAGGCTTGCACCTGACCTGGCATTGCTATTGTGATCGTGACGCCACCTGGTGTTTAGATGCGGTGTACTACAGTAACGCTCTCCGCCTGCTCTTTGGGGCATACTTCTTCTCTAtgtggttgtttttgtttgtttttcctctatTCACACgcttttaatttatttcctTATAATAACAACATATGAAATGACTGCGGTGTTAACCTAGTTTTGCAATTTGTACAAGTTTGAAAGTCAATAAATGGGTTGAAACTCAAGTCGTTTGCTTGCTTTTTGAGAGTGAAATACTACTTTTGGAAATATaggcacacataaaaaaaaacaatattacatAGGTCAAAAAGGTGAAGTGCAGTAATTAAATGTGTCCGGCAGATGTCACACAACCCTTGGACGAAGAGCAAAGTGGAATGCAGCTGTACCGGAAGTAGCTGTATCCGCGCTGATGTACATATAAACTGGATGCCTCGCGAGAAGTGCAGCGTTTAGATTTGGTGCGTGTACCGTAGCGGAAGTGGCTTCATCCGCGCTGATGTACAAATAAAACGGACGCCTCACTTCGCACTCCGCAAATAGATCCACTTGGATTCTGTCAACCCGGAATCACCGGGGATTAAGTACGCTATATAGCATGAATTGCTATATCATGTCCAGCTaatatagcaaagaaatgtcagGTATAAGCAATTAGTAAATGTGCCTGTTAATTATTTGTCAAATGTATCTCGGTCAAGAAGGGGTGAGATCGTGAGGCGATCATGATCATCATGCTTTGCGGGGTTAACGTTATCTGTTATTATCGGCTCTGGTGACTCGTCTGAAGTTCATCGATACAGGTAAGAGTTGAAGCCTGGTTAGCATTAATTAGACATTAGCTCGCTGTTTTTATAGTCGCAGACCTATTTGGAAGTTGTTACAATCGTATACGTTAGCTACGAATGCTTACTTTTGAGATCATACATTTTTTTGCAGATGAAAACAACTtgcatttattttaataaaatatatgTAACTTATTGTCATTCATGCTTTATAAAATGCTGAAATGTGTTATTTCTTCTTCTCCAGATTTGTTGACTCCACAATGACCTACAGTGCTTTGGGTGATGAAGAATGGCCCGGTTCCGACGTAAGCAGTGTGCGGCGTTGCTGGCTGTGGTCCTGCTCGTGCTCATCGTGACTGTAGCGCTCAAGTTGCTTGTCCCGGAAGACAATGCGTTTCCAGATGGCAAGGAGCCTCCCCTGGACCAGAAAGACGAGGGGAAGGAGAGTGACGTCCGACCCGGGTTGAGCAAAGCCGCCCGATCGGAAGAGGATGACAAACTGGCGGCCATACTAAGCAAGTTCCCCCCGCCAAACTACTACCTTCACGCCTTCTACTACATCTGGTACGGCAACCCCAGCTTTGACAGCAAATACATCCACTGGGACCACCCACGGATGCGGCACTGGGACCCCAAAGTGGCTGAGAGGTATCCACAAGACAGGCACATCCCGCCTGATGACATCGGGGCCAACTTCTACCCGGAGCTGGGGCCTTATAGCTCCCGGGACTCGGCTGTCATGGAGGCCCACATGCAGCAGCTGCGTACAGCTGCCATTGGTatgaagaaaagtgaaaaaaataagtGTTGATTTCTTACGTAAGACAGCTCGTGCTAACTGTCATGATTTACGGCGTCCTCAGGGGTCATCGCCGTTTCCTGGTACCCGCCTCATACCAAGGATGACAACGGCCAGCCCATAGATGACATTGTGCCGCAGCTCCTGGACATGGCACAGCGCTACCACATTAAGGTGACAGACAACGTGAATGTTGTCAATCTCTACTGTCACTCAAATTATGCAGAAGATATAAGCTCACAAATTTGTCCACAGGTGACTTTCCACATTGAGCCCTACAAAGGGAGAGATGAAGTCAACATGCATGGCAACGTCAAATACATTATTGACAAGTGAGTCCAACCTGGCAAGATTCCTACTCAGGAACATTTTTAAACCTCAAATCTCTAACCCCCCAAGGTACGGCGAACACCCGGCCTTCTTCCGCTACCGCACCGACATGGGTAAGTTCCTCCCCCTATTCTACGTGTACGACTCGTACCTGCTGAACACGGAGCAGTGGGCCCGGCTGCTGCGGCGCACGGAGAGCGGCGGCATCCGCGACACCCCGTACGACGCCGTCTTCCTGGCTCTTCTGGTGGAGGAGAAGCACCAGCGCGAGGTGCTGAGCGCCGGCTTTGACGGCATCTACACCTACTTCGCCACCAACGGCTTCACCTACGGCGCGACTCAGCGCAACTGGCAGGCGCTACGGGCCTTCTGCCGCGACAACGGCATCCTCTTCGTCCCCAGCGTGGGACCGGGCTACGTGGATACGGGCGTGCGCCCGTGGAACTTCCAAAACACCAGGAACCGCATCAACGGCAAGTACTATGAGACCTCGCTGAGCGCCGCGCTGGAGGCCAAGCCCGATTTACTTTCCGTCACGTCCTTCAACGAGTGGCACGAGGGCACGCAGATCGAGACGGCCGTCCCCAAAAGCGGCTCGGTGCTCTATCTGGACTACCTGCCTAACAAGCCGACCATCTACTTGGAGATTACGCGTAAGTGGGCCGCCATATTTGGCGACGAGCGAGGAAGACGGCGGGAGTGATCCGCCCGGGACTTGAGGAGCTTTCCAATGGGCACATAGGTGGGGCACGGGCGGATCTCTGCTGTGAAGAGCAAAAATCTCTTGAGACATTGACGCCCCACCCAAAAAATGTTCCGATGACTTGCATATGCCACAAGATGGAGGCTAAGGTCTTAAACTGAAAGGACCATAAAGCATCAACACTATGCATTTAGCATGTATGCAATCATGAACCCCAAGGGAGATGGTACTTtcaatattaataaaaataaatggtgaTTATCATTTAATCCATCATTGACTAGCTCTTTTATAACCTGAACCAATGAAGGAAGGCTACGCTGTGACTGTCCATGGCAAAGGTCTAAATAGTGACTCAGCCTAGTCTGGTCACTGTACAGTAAATTGAGTCGGAAGTTGCTTGACAGCATTTATtgtgaatagaaaaaaaagtctacacacccctcatTGTAGATTGCCAGATTTGTCTTTGTGAAATCTTTCACaacttttatttgacaaataaCCTGGACAACTTGAACTGCTTAAAAATAATCCATTGTCTTTATTGGACACATAACCTGTACAACTTGAACTGCTTATGATCCATTGTCTGTGGAGGAGTGTATTAATAtccaccgtattttccgccaaGCACAATGAATACAAACGCGCAAAGTGGAGCGCCGCAGTGGCGATCAACACAAAGTAGCGAGCCTGCGCATCatcccacacacgcacacgcgcgcacagtGGAGCCCCCAGTGGTGATAAACAGAACAAGTCAGCGAGCCAGCACATCACAGCTCAGCAGCACACATACACGATGCAAGCACATGCACCATAtttcttgattatttttttttaacatgtaaaTCTGTTTCTGCCGCAGCATCCAATGCGCATTACACGCGTTACCAGGTgcaacgcgcgcgcgcgcgcacacggaagaaaaagtatgaatgTGGGCTGGTCTGGATGTGGTGACGCTCACACGACGGTGGATAATTCCAAACACATCGTCGTCATGCGAATACAATGACTGGAAGGTCTCTCGAGATGGTGAGTCGAATTCCTttatttgcgcccccccccccacacacgccCCCAGCTCCGCCATCCCCTGCATCAATCCACGCCTTGCATCGCAGCTCGTTTAACGCCGTATGGGATGTGACGGATGGCGGGTTTCGCGCACGTCCAGGGGGCCGAATTGCGCCGAACGCGACTTGCGTGACGGCGGCATCGTGTCGGCCGCGAATGACCTTCAGCTCCGCATCTAAGGTGCTCTCGTGACGGGCATCGAAGTCTTCCCCGTCAGTGTCCGATTAGAACAGCATCAGCTAGATTTCGCCCAACACTTGCCCAGTCTCccttttgattcattttttttctagcgTTTTCAGTGACGAGAGTCTGTTCATGctcattttattcatgcacaaagcgctaaattacatttaaatagcgagcgacacgtttagctgctccagagtagacgtgaccgggaaataaagaaaagggtgaagcAACACGATGGCGgcatcaacatcgactgcctcTAACTTAAAATCGGCaatatatgcatttcttttgtcccccacaatgactgaatgaatgaatgaatgaatgaatgaatgaatgaatggatgaatgaatgaatggatgaatgaatgaatgaatgaatgaatgaatgaatgaatgaatgaatgaatgaatgaatgaatgaatgaatgaatgaatgaatgatgtctttattttaaaaatattacaaatagaaaaggatgaaaaaaataaaaaaataacactaaTAAGTGTCATGTGCAAGTCCATACAACAAACGAACAAACGATAAACCAACGAAAAAGAATGCTCGAAAAAGAGTTGGAGGAAGCCTCGCTTTTTAGATTCCTACCCCTTTCCTTATTCTCTTTACCTCTTCCACCAGTGCCAAGATGTTTTTCTGCTGCATCCTCACAGCAGAAACTTCTTCTGAAAGGAAGTGACTTTTTTACGTCCTCGACTTCCTCCGTGGACATTGTTAGGGTTTACAAAtgatcttgatcgtatgattatgtcgGAATGTAGACTAGATgtcaagttattgttttgtcaagtcatgtcagtttgcccgTTCTCTTAGTTCGTtctcttcaataaaccctggtccaagctgcatttggtcgcccatcCATTCCGTGACactagaattattaactttgtttCAACCTTTTACATTTCCTTGACCtcagttgttgaaactttccaaatgatgtgcaaacattcttgcttagtgaatcatctaaaatgctccactagtttctATTTTTCATAGCCtgataaaacaataacaatccacactgattaaccagttgctcCCCCCCGCCCTGCTTGTTCTCAATAATTTGCAAGAGACCAAAGGCAGACTTTGTTCGAACATCGCTGTACGTACAGTAACGAACAAATTCTCCGCTTGcaagtgtggttcttgcaaaaaagttggagtgagcaccactccaACGGACatggttagttttttttttcggctTCACATTGCTCACGTTGGTCCCAGCGATCTCTGACAGCTCAATCCGCTGTTCCAAGGTAAATCAACTGTCTGCTAACAAACTCGCCGGTTCATGGTCTGCTTAGATCTTTTCTTGTATTTCCTTTCACTCTTGAGATCCTTGGTTTTGTTAATTCCTCTCCACGTTTGTTTCTTTCACTCTTGAAAGCCTTGGTGGAGTTGGAAAAGTTGGACCCAAGGTTTAATATAATTATcgtgattttcggactataagtcgcggttcttgggtggggggggggcgacttataatgaggagcgacttatatgggaaccgcaatgtagcaagggattactgtaatttgaatttcaagcacgcccggtcctattctatggatgtCTCTTCcgcctccgtggctggaagtccacgccgcctcaggcccgttctcagctctttgtttgtgtctatgtcacgttagcattgaacagaggctgtgatttaccgaagtcaaattccttgtttggcacgctcaaacgtggcgaataaaaactcttgaatcttgaatctatcgtttagcctgttgttgctcgttcatgtctgttcttggtgttggattttgtcgtataaatttccccccaaaatgcgatttatactccggagcgacttatatatgttttttttcacgttgttgtgcattttatggctaatgcgacctaaaTTCCGGAGCGACtattagtccaaaaattacggtaattaactCGTGTGCACATGCGGCTTATAGTACAGTGCGGCTTATTTAAGAAAGGTTGAAGGTTACTGAAACATCACTTGATGTTTAATTTTTGTGCTTGttttgcccccccaaaaaattaaagGCATTAAGAGGACCTGTTAAAGACACATCCCAGCCCGTCGGATCGTCGCTGTAGCCACCTCTAGTTGAAGACTCCATGTAGGAACGTCTGCTCTTCTTGGATTCCAGCTGCAAGTCAAATCCACAAGGTTGGTATCGAGATGTTACATAATCACAACGGTCTTCAACCACCCGCCGAGATCTCATTTCCCGTTCTGTTCTTCTTCCAGTACAGAGTAATGTCCTCGGCAGCCGTGCACAGAATCCTACGACCACTTTTTTGGGGCACCTTCATCCTCGGGTGCTTCGTGACTCTCTTCTTGATGTATTTTAAGCCGTCCACCAGCTGGCTGTCTGGTCCCGTGGAGTCCAATGTGTCCAGCGAGCATGTCAAGGGCGCCTTCTACTCCAAGGTTGACCGCAACATAACCACGGTGCTCATCTGGTTCTGGCCTTTCGGAAAGACGTACGACCTGAACGTGTGCCCGTCGGTCTTCAATATCGACGGCTGTTTGGTCACGGCCGACCGGAACCTCTACAACAAGTCCGACGGCGTTCTCATCCACCACCGGGACATCGGCTCCGACCTGTCCAACCTGCCGCCGCTTCAGCGTCCGTCCTTCCAGAAGTGGGTCTGGATGAACCTGGAGTCACCGTCACACTCTTCCCAACTGGCCGGCATCGAGAACATCTTCAACCTGACGCTCAACTACCGTCGCGACGCCGACATCGAAGTGCCTTACGGCTCCTTGTTGGCCACCGAGAGCGAGGGCGACTTTGTCCCGCCCAGCAAGAACAAGCTGATCTGCTGGATCGTGAGCAACTGGAACCAGGAGCATGTGCGCGTCAAGTACTACAACGAGCTGTATAAGCACATCGAGGTGCACGCGTACGGCCAAGCCTTCGGCGAGTACATCGCGGACCAGGACTTCTTTCCCACCATCGCCAGCTGTAAATTTTACCTGGCTTTTGAAAACTCCATCCACAAGGACTACATCACCGAGAAGTTCTACAACCCTCTGGCCGCGGGCACCGTACCCGTGGTGCTGGGCCCGTCTCGACAGAACTACGAGAACTTTGTCCAGGGGGACGCCTTCATTCATGTGGATGATTTCGCTTCGCCCAAGGAGCTGGCCGACTACCTTCTGCTCCTGGACAAGAACGAGGAGATGTATCTCAGATACTTTGAGTGGCGGCGGCACTTTAAGGTGAAGATATCGATGTTCTGGGCCGAGCACACGTGCCTGGCCTGCGACTACCTGCGCAGGCACAGGGAGTACAAGACGGTCAAGAACCTGGACAAGTGGTTCTGGGGCTGAGCCAGCTTGGGAAGGCTTTTTGACTTGGATTCATTGAACCCGACTGCttgcacttcttttttttgtattgattcAGTGATTTGATTCAATATGAGCCAATTTTATGGGAAgccttattttgattttttttctctcgtccCCGCAAAGTGATGCCTGAACAACGGCGACAAGAGAAACCAaagaaagtgagaaaaaaaaaaaacggtcaccTTTTCTCGCTGAAGTCTCACTGGCGGCTCAAGTTTTGACATTTTTGCGTGACTCGGTGATCCCTCATGGAGAGTTTTGTCTTTGCAgtataattttttcttttttcctccaagCATTCCAAATGCACATTTATTTGCGTATATTTATGGTTTATTTGAAAGTTATGTGCTTTATCTTGTTTTTTCATACTCTATTTCTATTGAGTGATAGACTTTGGCATGACGTGAATTGAGATTGCAAAGTCAGCCTTTTATACATCATTTTTATCTTCTGCCATACACTGGAAAGTAGTGGTGTATATAAACTGATGATTTACGATACTTAAGATG is a genomic window of Syngnathus typhle isolate RoL2023-S1 ecotype Sweden linkage group LG16, RoL_Styp_1.0, whole genome shotgun sequence containing:
- the manea gene encoding glycoprotein endo-alpha-1,2-mannosidase; this encodes MARFRRKQCAALLAVVLLVLIVTVALKLLVPEDNAFPDGKEPPLDQKDEGKESDVRPGLSKAARSEEDDKLAAILSKFPPPNYYLHAFYYIWYGNPSFDSKYIHWDHPRMRHWDPKVAERYPQDRHIPPDDIGANFYPELGPYSSRDSAVMEAHMQQLRTAAIGVIAVSWYPPHTKDDNGQPIDDIVPQLLDMAQRYHIKVTFHIEPYKGRDEVNMHGNVKYIIDKYGEHPAFFRYRTDMGKFLPLFYVYDSYLLNTEQWARLLRRTESGGIRDTPYDAVFLALLVEEKHQREVLSAGFDGIYTYFATNGFTYGATQRNWQALRAFCRDNGILFVPSVGPGYVDTGVRPWNFQNTRNRINGKYYETSLSAALEAKPDLLSVTSFNEWHEGTQIETAVPKSGSVLYLDYLPNKPTIYLEITRKWAAIFGDERGRRRE
- the fut9a gene encoding 4-galactosyl-N-acetylglucosaminide 3-alpha-L-fucosyltransferase 9, which gives rise to MSSAAVHRILRPLFWGTFILGCFVTLFLMYFKPSTSWLSGPVESNVSSEHVKGAFYSKVDRNITTVLIWFWPFGKTYDLNVCPSVFNIDGCLVTADRNLYNKSDGVLIHHRDIGSDLSNLPPLQRPSFQKWVWMNLESPSHSSQLAGIENIFNLTLNYRRDADIEVPYGSLLATESEGDFVPPSKNKLICWIVSNWNQEHVRVKYYNELYKHIEVHAYGQAFGEYIADQDFFPTIASCKFYLAFENSIHKDYITEKFYNPLAAGTVPVVLGPSRQNYENFVQGDAFIHVDDFASPKELADYLLLLDKNEEMYLRYFEWRRHFKVKISMFWAEHTCLACDYLRRHREYKTVKNLDKWFWG